One genomic window of Nitrososphaera sp. includes the following:
- the thsA gene encoding thermosome subunit alpha, with product MSSSLSIVGTTRDGTQILLLKEGASQTRGREALNNNISAAKIVASMLRSVLGPRGMDKMLVDSTGGVTITNDGATILKEMDVQHPAAKMMVEIAKAVDNEAGDGTTSSVIIAGALLEKAADLVKQGIHPTVVVDGYRKALAQALDILNKVAEDVKLDGDHSILENIARTSMESKIVSVDSDVLSKLAVGAVLAVAEAPSSQSEEITDDSSYAKIDLDNVKIQKKSGGSMRDSRLVKGIIIDKEIAHPAMPRFAKDAKILLLNTPLEIEKTEFDAKITISQPGQMKMFIDEEIRMLKSMADKVSQTKANVLFCQKGIDDTVLEYLAKAGILAIKRVKESDMGALAKATGASVVSNPENASSKDLGSAQYVEERKVENDKWVFVEKCKNPKAVSILIRGGSEKVVDEVDRSMHDALMVVKDVMQKPGIVAGGGAPEAFVSRKLRAWASSVSGRQHYAILAYADALESIPIALAENAGMDIIDSIAGLHSRQSEENNPWIGIDVRGLKVADMRKKNVIEPLSVKEQILKSATETTAMLLRIDDILSATSR from the coding sequence ATGTCATCATCATTATCCATAGTGGGAACAACAAGAGATGGAACGCAAATACTTCTCTTGAAGGAAGGGGCTTCCCAAACGAGGGGAAGGGAAGCACTAAACAACAATATTTCAGCGGCCAAAATCGTCGCGTCTATGCTGCGGAGCGTTCTGGGCCCACGAGGGATGGACAAGATGCTTGTTGATTCTACGGGCGGCGTAACTATCACAAATGACGGCGCAACCATCCTGAAGGAGATGGACGTGCAGCATCCGGCAGCAAAAATGATGGTCGAAATCGCAAAGGCCGTGGATAATGAAGCAGGCGACGGAACTACTTCGTCCGTAATAATAGCGGGAGCGCTGCTGGAAAAGGCAGCGGATCTGGTCAAGCAGGGCATTCATCCCACGGTAGTGGTGGATGGATATAGGAAGGCTTTGGCACAGGCTTTGGATATTTTGAATAAAGTAGCAGAAGACGTAAAGCTGGATGGCGACCATTCAATCCTTGAAAACATTGCAAGGACCAGTATGGAATCCAAGATTGTATCAGTAGACAGCGATGTGCTGTCAAAGCTGGCAGTCGGAGCCGTGCTTGCAGTAGCTGAGGCCCCCTCTTCACAGTCGGAGGAAATCACCGATGATAGCAGCTACGCCAAAATCGATCTTGACAATGTAAAGATTCAAAAAAAGTCCGGAGGTTCGATGCGCGATTCGAGATTGGTAAAAGGCATCATTATTGACAAAGAGATTGCCCACCCTGCAATGCCTCGATTTGCCAAAGACGCCAAGATTCTACTCCTAAACACTCCTCTGGAAATAGAAAAGACAGAGTTCGACGCCAAAATCACGATAAGCCAGCCAGGCCAAATGAAGATGTTCATAGACGAGGAAATCAGAATGCTGAAATCGATGGCTGACAAGGTATCCCAAACAAAGGCAAACGTTTTGTTTTGTCAAAAAGGAATAGATGACACAGTTCTAGAGTATCTCGCAAAGGCAGGCATCCTGGCAATAAAAAGGGTAAAGGAATCAGATATGGGAGCCCTGGCAAAAGCGACAGGCGCAAGCGTCGTGTCAAATCCAGAGAATGCGTCATCAAAGGACCTTGGTTCTGCACAGTATGTCGAAGAGCGAAAGGTGGAGAACGACAAATGGGTGTTTGTTGAGAAATGCAAGAACCCAAAGGCCGTGTCGATTTTGATAAGAGGCGGCTCGGAGAAGGTTGTCGACGAGGTCGATCGCTCGATGCATGATGCCCTGATGGTTGTAAAAGACGTCATGCAAAAGCCGGGAATCGTCGCAGGTGGAGGCGCGCCGGAAGCATTCGTATCAAGAAAGCTGAGGGCATGGGCTTCTAGCGTTTCTGGCAGGCAGCACTATGCCATTCTGGCATATGCCGACGCACTGGAATCGATTCCAATTGCACTTGCAGAGAACGCAGGCATGGACATAATTGATAGTATTGCAGGGTTGCACTCAAGACAATCGGAAGAGAACAATCCATGGATAGGGATAGATGTAAGAGGCCTGAAGGTTGCGGATATGCGCAAAAAGAATGTCATTGAGCCATTGTCGGTCAAGGAGCAGATTCTAAAATCAGCTACCGAAACGACTGCAATGCTACTGAGGATCGACGATATACTTTCCGCAACATCGCGATAA
- a CDS encoding Lrp/AsnC family transcriptional regulator, which translates to MGAVRMEMQRTKRLSTVDKKMLKLLLDPSARLSSRALAEKLGLPRTTIQRRRNFLEKQYLEFSYALKLDELGYRRVDLLIYTGGGQTVKVAEKLLLREEVVYVGRSIGEHTIDLRAEVIVRNNSQLLDLLEEIKAMPSVRDVVWSEIVKIIGKKRSVPSSIIDAM; encoded by the coding sequence TTGGGCGCAGTTAGGATGGAGATGCAACGGACAAAGAGACTATCGACAGTCGATAAGAAAATGCTAAAGCTCCTGCTTGATCCCTCTGCCCGGCTTTCGTCGCGTGCGCTTGCCGAGAAGCTCGGACTTCCAAGAACCACTATCCAGAGACGGAGGAATTTTCTTGAAAAGCAATACCTCGAATTCTCGTATGCGCTAAAGCTAGATGAGCTGGGATACAGACGCGTGGACCTTCTGATCTACACCGGAGGCGGCCAGACTGTCAAGGTCGCAGAAAAGCTGTTGCTTAGAGAGGAAGTGGTTTACGTTGGAAGAAGCATTGGAGAGCACACGATTGACCTTAGGGCTGAGGTCATTGTCAGAAATAACTCGCAATTGCTCGACCTGCTTGAAGAAATTAAGGCCATGCCAAGCGTCAGGGACGTGGTGTGGAGCGAAATCGTAAAGATAATAGGCAAAAAAAGATCCGTGCCTAGTTCAATTATCGACGCCATGTGA
- a CDS encoding serine protein kinase RIO — translation MIEQDDEYEITEDDQRGEANEAVNADRQFAKLERENRLLDKKSEDYQVFNNVFDKPTLMAITKLINNGRIKSVRSQFGSGKESQVFLAEAPDGSLLALKIYLTVSAEFRKRRQYIQGDRRFSRTKSDVRSLVSIWANKEFKNLQSAYRCGVSVPAPVLVKRNLLLMKFIGDSEGNAAVILAHSPVVSIDDYNEIIEQMQLLYQKAGLVHADLSEYNIFKTKAGKIVLFDFGSAVDIQHPNAKQLLIRDIVNVNRFFEKNGIGVLDVDSAMKKICGADQGDCTTISANLHFQSELEN, via the coding sequence ATGATAGAACAAGACGACGAATATGAAATTACTGAGGACGACCAGCGGGGCGAGGCGAACGAAGCGGTCAACGCCGACAGGCAATTTGCAAAGCTTGAGCGAGAAAATAGACTGCTGGACAAGAAATCCGAGGACTATCAAGTCTTTAACAATGTTTTTGATAAGCCGACTCTGATGGCGATTACCAAGCTGATAAACAATGGCAGAATAAAATCTGTCAGGAGCCAGTTTGGCTCAGGCAAAGAATCGCAAGTCTTTCTTGCAGAAGCTCCCGACGGGTCTCTGCTTGCGCTAAAAATCTACCTGACAGTTAGCGCGGAATTCAGGAAACGCCGGCAGTATATCCAGGGAGACAGACGATTTTCAAGGACCAAATCAGACGTTCGAAGCCTGGTGTCAATCTGGGCAAATAAAGAGTTCAAGAACCTGCAATCTGCATATAGATGCGGGGTCAGCGTTCCGGCTCCTGTGCTCGTAAAGAGAAACTTGCTACTGATGAAATTCATCGGTGACAGTGAAGGCAATGCCGCGGTTATCCTCGCGCACTCGCCGGTCGTTTCAATAGACGATTATAACGAGATTATCGAGCAGATGCAGCTCCTCTACCAAAAAGCTGGCCTTGTACATGCCGACCTGTCTGAGTACAACATCTTCAAAACCAAGGCCGGAAAGATAGTGCTGTTTGACTTTGGCTCGGCAGTAGACATTCAGCATCCAAATGCAAAGCAATTACTTATTCGAGACATTGTCAATGTCAACAGGTTCTTTGAGAAGAATGGAATTGGCGTTCTGGATGTCGACTCGGCGATGAAGAAAATTTGCGGTGCAGACCAGGGGGACTGCACGACGATCAGCGCCAATCTCCACTTTCAATCCGAGCTTGAGAACTAG